A region of Massilia sp. WG5 DNA encodes the following proteins:
- a CDS encoding integration host factor subunit alpha encodes MAAHRVRQAAEKELPTLTKAELAELLFEQVGLNKREAKDMVETFFDEIRNALERGEAVKLSGFGNFQLRDKPQRPGRNPKTGEEIPITARRVVTFHASQKLKSMVEEANPVSSDEASLAQAA; translated from the coding sequence CTGGCCGCCCACCGGGTACGGCAGGCAGCCGAAAAGGAGTTGCCGACCCTGACCAAGGCGGAGCTGGCCGAGCTGCTGTTCGAGCAGGTCGGCCTGAACAAGCGCGAAGCCAAGGATATGGTCGAGACTTTCTTCGACGAGATCCGCAATGCGCTCGAGCGCGGCGAGGCGGTGAAGCTGTCCGGCTTCGGCAACTTCCAGTTGCGCGACAAGCCGCAGCGTCCTGGCCGCAACCCGAAAACCGGGGAAGAGATCCCCATCACTGCGCGCCGCGTCGTGACCTTTCACGCAAGCCAGAAGCTCAAGAGCATGGTCGAGGAGGCCAATCCGGTCAGCTCCGACGAGGCTTCGCTGGCGCAGGCAGCCTGA
- a CDS encoding methyl-accepting chemotaxis protein, translating into MLARLRIGPKLLLAPGVVLMLLVLLSCGAYVAMVRQNASLDAIVQQRATHMRTASELVASAQRANAQAYQILAWISGSFPRSRIDPLVRDVQQQQTKVEGGFASLSRLGRETPARHREAELRYVEQAASAWRLYVAAVRDVIELAREDQSVSATAMAKAERAFGVVAERLNELARREQEMSEEASEQAADDFKSVATLMPIVIILSIAASLMISMAVRRSLLGEIGAIGAAASSLASGDLTVRARVDGDDEIAATSRALDDSIRNLNLSLRTILDSARSIGTASREIALGRAGLPARAGVRASLEQTATSMQDLAAAMMETADSARQANRLAESATVAAQQGGSVVHRLVATLERVRRSAARLDEVGEAIETACGRAGSLALSAAVEAARSGPQALNFAQVACEVRALAGRAAADAREARELAREAMDAIEGGTGIALDAGSSMAILTSSVQEVGNIVNRIECASAARAENLAGVNQAIVRMDELNQQGTRMVEEAAMAARTLQQQALSLSQAVAAFRLDEAAQAPSDAGNENGAAGAPDKRPGSPGHPYLRLASSRRPGPR; encoded by the coding sequence ATGCTGGCGCGGCTCCGGATCGGCCCGAAACTGCTGCTGGCGCCAGGCGTGGTGCTGATGCTGCTGGTGCTCCTGTCCTGCGGTGCCTACGTCGCGATGGTGCGCCAGAATGCTTCGCTCGACGCCATCGTCCAGCAGCGCGCCACCCATATGCGCACCGCGTCCGAGCTGGTGGCGTCCGCGCAGCGTGCGAATGCCCAAGCCTACCAGATCCTCGCCTGGATCAGCGGCAGCTTCCCCCGTTCGCGCATCGATCCGCTGGTGCGCGACGTCCAGCAGCAGCAGACGAAGGTCGAGGGCGGCTTCGCCAGCCTGAGCCGGCTGGGCCGGGAAACCCCGGCCAGGCACCGCGAGGCCGAGCTGCGCTACGTCGAGCAGGCCGCCTCCGCCTGGCGCCTGTACGTGGCCGCGGTGCGCGACGTGATCGAGCTGGCGCGCGAAGACCAGTCGGTCAGCGCCACCGCGATGGCCAAGGCGGAGCGCGCCTTCGGCGTGGTCGCCGAGCGCCTGAACGAACTGGCGCGCCGCGAGCAGGAGATGTCGGAAGAAGCCTCCGAGCAGGCCGCGGACGACTTCAAGTCGGTCGCGACCCTGATGCCGATCGTGATCATCCTGTCGATCGCGGCCTCGCTGATGATCTCGATGGCGGTGCGGCGCTCGCTGCTGGGCGAGATCGGCGCCATCGGGGCGGCCGCCAGCAGCCTGGCCAGCGGCGACCTCACGGTGCGCGCCCGGGTCGACGGCGACGACGAGATCGCCGCCACCTCGCGCGCGCTGGACGACAGCATCCGCAACCTGAACCTGTCGCTGCGCACGATCCTCGACTCGGCGCGTTCGATCGGTACGGCTTCGCGCGAGATCGCCCTCGGACGCGCCGGCCTGCCCGCGCGCGCCGGCGTGCGCGCTTCGCTGGAGCAGACCGCGACCTCGATGCAGGACCTGGCGGCGGCGATGATGGAGACCGCCGACTCGGCGCGCCAGGCCAACCGGCTGGCCGAATCGGCCACCGTCGCGGCCCAGCAGGGCGGCAGCGTGGTGCACCGGCTGGTGGCGACCCTGGAGCGGGTGCGGCGCTCGGCGGCGCGCCTGGACGAGGTCGGGGAAGCGATCGAGACCGCCTGCGGCCGCGCCGGCAGCCTGGCCCTGAGCGCGGCGGTCGAGGCGGCCCGCAGCGGCCCGCAGGCCCTGAACTTCGCCCAGGTCGCCTGCGAGGTGCGGGCCCTGGCCGGCCGCGCGGCGGCCGACGCGCGCGAGGCGCGCGAGTTGGCGCGCGAGGCGATGGATGCGATCGAAGGCGGCACCGGCATCGCGCTGGACGCCGGTTCCAGCATGGCCATTCTTACCAGCTCGGTGCAGGAAGTGGGGAATATCGTCAACCGCATCGAATGCGCCAGCGCGGCGCGCGCCGAGAACCTGGCGGGCGTGAACCAGGCCATCGTGCGCATGGACGAGCTGAACCAGCAGGGCACCCGCATGGTGGAGGAAGCCGCGATGGCCGCGCGCACCCTGCAGCAGCAGGCGCTCAGCCTGTCGCAGGCGGTGGCGGCGTTCCGGCTCGACGAGGCGGCGCAGGCCCCTTCGGACGCCGGGAATGAAAACGGGGCTGCCGGAGCGCCTGACAAGCGCCCCGGCAGCCCCGGGCATCCCTATCTCCGGCTGGCAAGCAGCCGCAGGCCGGGGCCCCGATAA
- a CDS encoding MerR family transcriptional regulator → MNDRPNKTELTILPPIPAKRYFTIGEVSELCGVKPHVLRYWEQEFTQLKPVKRRGNRRYYQHHEVLLIRRIRELLYEQGFTISGARNRLDGRGGQVEQVEAAPVAPPAPQQPTIAPELLREELHAILAILKHGSPTA, encoded by the coding sequence ATGAACGACCGACCCAACAAGACGGAACTGACTATATTGCCGCCGATTCCGGCCAAGCGCTATTTCACGATCGGGGAAGTCAGCGAATTGTGCGGGGTCAAGCCGCATGTGCTGCGTTACTGGGAGCAGGAATTTACCCAGCTAAAGCCGGTCAAACGACGTGGAAATCGCCGTTATTACCAGCACCACGAAGTGTTGTTGATCCGGCGGATTCGCGAGCTGTTGTATGAGCAGGGCTTCACGATCAGCGGCGCCCGCAACCGCCTCGATGGCCGCGGCGGGCAGGTCGAGCAGGTCGAAGCAGCGCCAGTGGCGCCACCCGCGCCGCAGCAGCCGACCATCGCGCCGGAGCTGCTGCGCGAGGAATTGCATGCCATTCTCGCCATCCTGAAACACGGATCGCCGACAGCCTGA
- a CDS encoding Crp/Fnr family transcriptional regulator, translated as MNNAQLGVAAQKAQSVSQIPAMAEEFKVASRPVVSYSGTQQNELLAALPRQDLETLFEHLELVPLPFGKELFEFGSKLEYVYFPTTAIVSLLYVMEDGATTEIAVVGHEGAVGVSLFMGERATCSAVVQSAGYGYRLKTQYLRDAFNKGGALPQLLMRYTNALFAQMAQNAVGGRHSSIEQKLCRWLLDRLDRSASNELKVTQELISIMLGVRRESITAAAGKLQDEGLIQYRRGNITVLNRQGLEDYAGECYKVAKSEYDRLLMDVARA; from the coding sequence ATGAATAACGCTCAACTTGGTGTTGCCGCTCAGAAAGCCCAGTCGGTCAGCCAGATTCCCGCTATGGCCGAGGAATTCAAAGTGGCGTCCCGTCCGGTCGTCAGCTACAGCGGCACCCAACAAAATGAGTTACTTGCGGCCCTGCCGCGCCAAGACCTGGAAACCCTGTTTGAGCATCTGGAACTGGTTCCCCTGCCCTTCGGCAAGGAACTGTTCGAATTCGGCAGCAAACTCGAATACGTCTACTTCCCCACCACCGCCATCGTCTCCCTGCTGTACGTGATGGAAGACGGCGCCACCACCGAAATCGCCGTGGTCGGCCATGAAGGCGCGGTCGGCGTGTCGCTGTTCATGGGCGAGCGCGCCACCTGCAGCGCCGTGGTCCAGAGCGCCGGCTACGGCTACCGCCTGAAGACGCAGTACCTGCGCGACGCCTTCAACAAGGGCGGCGCCCTGCCCCAGCTCCTGATGCGCTACACCAACGCGCTGTTCGCCCAGATGGCCCAGAACGCCGTCGGCGGCCGCCACAGCTCGATCGAACAGAAACTGTGCCGCTGGCTGCTGGACCGCCTGGACCGCTCGGCCAGCAACGAGCTGAAAGTGACCCAGGAACTGATCTCGATCATGCTGGGCGTGCGCCGCGAAAGCATCACCGCCGCTGCCGGCAAGCTGCAGGACGAAGGCCTGATCCAGTACCGCCGCGGCAACATCACCGTGCTGAACCGCCAGGGCCTGGAAGACTACGCCGGCGAATGCTACAAGGTCGCTAAAAGCGAGTATGACCGTCTGCTGATGGACGTTGCACGCGCATAA
- a CDS encoding response regulator transcription factor, producing MIRVAICDDHQIVRAGFKQIFSSSGEFEVVAEGATGREALDIARREICDVLLLDIAMPDQSGIDILRTIRQGQPNLPVLILSGYPAQQYALNLFKMGANGYLNKECDADELKTAVRTVFQGRRYVSSQVGELLAQSFDRDPNTALHTELSDREFQVFLRLAKGATVSDIGNALSLSIKTVSTYRTRIMEKMGLQSNSDLTYYAMKNNLLD from the coding sequence ATGATACGCGTTGCCATTTGTGACGATCACCAGATAGTTCGAGCAGGTTTCAAGCAGATTTTTTCGTCATCCGGCGAATTCGAAGTCGTTGCCGAAGGCGCGACCGGGCGCGAAGCCCTCGACATCGCACGTCGCGAGATCTGCGACGTGCTGCTATTGGATATCGCAATGCCCGACCAGAGCGGCATCGATATCCTGCGCACCATCCGCCAGGGCCAGCCCAACCTGCCGGTGCTGATCCTGTCGGGTTATCCGGCCCAACAGTATGCGCTCAACCTGTTCAAGATGGGCGCGAACGGCTACCTGAACAAGGAATGCGACGCCGACGAGCTCAAGACCGCCGTGCGTACCGTGTTCCAGGGCCGCCGCTACGTCAGCTCCCAGGTCGGCGAACTGCTGGCCCAGAGCTTCGACCGCGACCCCAACACGGCCCTGCACACGGAGCTGTCGGACCGCGAGTTCCAGGTCTTCCTGCGCCTGGCCAAGGGCGCGACCGTGTCGGACATCGGCAACGCCCTGTCGCTGTCGATCAAGACCGTGTCGACCTATCGCACCCGCATCATGGAAAAGATGGGTCTGCAGTCGAACAGCGACCTGACCTACTACGCCATGAAGAACAATCTGCTCGACTGA
- the gcvP gene encoding aminomethyl-transferring glycine dehydrogenase: protein MTRTSLTQLEARDGFIPRHIGPSDAEQAAMLSVLGYQSRAALIDAVVPANIRRKDKLDLVQFFDPLPEQAALAKLKGIASQNKVMKSMIGQGYYGTFTPPVILRNIFENPAWYTAYTPYQPEISQGRLEAILNFQQVITDLTGMGIANASMLDEGTAAAEAMTLIQRVGKSASKVFYVADDVLPQTREVIETRAKPIGVEVRSIAASDIENLTESCFGVLLQYPGVNGDVRDYRAACEKLHATGAMVVVAADLLALTVLTPPGEWGADVVVGNSQRFGVPLGFGGPHAGYLATRDDYKRSMAGRLAGVTVDAQGNKAFRLALQTREQHIRREKATSNICTAQVLLAVMASMYAIYHGPKGLEQIARRVHRYTGILAASLQQLGFQLANETYFDTLTVIADNADEVHRIAVENGVNLRRVDARHVGLSLDETTGRDEIALLAKIFAEAAGKGLENCASVDFDSLDSDAQDAFPAALSRTSAYLTHPTFHRYHAEHEMLRYLRTLADKDLALDRTMIPLGSCTMKLNSTSEMIPVTWPEFSNIHPFAPDDQTVGYREMIGQLEAMLCAVTGYAGVSLQPNAGSQGEYAGLLIIKKYHESRGEGHRNICLIPSSAHGTNPASASMVGMQVVVTACDENGNVDLEDLKKKAEQHSANLACVMVTYPSTHGVFEEGIKELCEIVHAHGGQVYVDGANMNALVGVAGPGLFGGDVSHLNLHKTFCIPHGGGGPGVGPVAVGAHLVPFLPNQASTGYQRNEAGIGAVSAAPYGSASILPISWMYIAMMGAEGLTAATETAILNANYIARRLAPHYPVLYTGHDGLVAHECIIDLRPLQDKTGISNEDVAKRLMDFGFHAPTMSFPVPGTLMIEPTESESKAELDRFIEAMITIHAEIVKVERGEYDRMDNPLKGAPHTAEVVTADDWQHSYTREVAAFPVPSLRRKKYWPPVGRADNVYGDRNLFCGCAPIEDYE, encoded by the coding sequence ATGACCCGCACCAGCCTGACCCAACTCGAAGCACGCGATGGTTTCATCCCGCGCCACATCGGCCCGTCCGACGCCGAACAGGCAGCCATGCTGTCCGTCCTCGGCTACCAGAGCCGCGCCGCCCTGATCGATGCCGTCGTTCCCGCCAACATCCGCCGCAAGGACAAGCTGGACCTGGTCCAGTTCTTCGATCCGCTGCCCGAGCAGGCCGCGCTGGCCAAGCTGAAGGGCATCGCCTCGCAGAACAAGGTCATGAAGTCGATGATCGGCCAGGGCTACTACGGCACCTTCACCCCGCCTGTCATCCTGCGCAACATCTTCGAAAACCCGGCCTGGTACACCGCCTACACCCCGTACCAGCCCGAGATCTCGCAGGGCCGCCTGGAAGCGATCCTGAACTTCCAGCAGGTGATCACCGACCTGACCGGCATGGGCATCGCGAACGCCTCGATGCTGGACGAAGGCACCGCCGCCGCCGAAGCCATGACGCTGATCCAGCGCGTCGGCAAGTCGGCCTCGAAAGTCTTCTACGTCGCCGACGACGTGCTGCCGCAGACCCGTGAAGTGATCGAGACCCGCGCCAAGCCGATCGGCGTCGAGGTGCGCAGCATCGCAGCAAGCGACATCGAAAACCTCACGGAAAGCTGCTTCGGCGTCCTGCTGCAGTACCCGGGCGTGAACGGCGACGTGCGCGACTACCGCGCCGCCTGCGAGAAGCTGCACGCGACCGGCGCGATGGTCGTGGTCGCGGCCGACCTGCTGGCCCTGACCGTGCTGACCCCGCCGGGCGAATGGGGCGCCGACGTCGTGGTCGGCAACAGCCAGCGCTTCGGTGTGCCGCTCGGTTTCGGCGGCCCGCACGCCGGCTACCTGGCCACCCGCGACGACTACAAGCGCAGCATGGCGGGCCGCCTGGCCGGCGTCACCGTCGACGCCCAGGGCAACAAGGCGTTCCGCCTGGCGCTGCAGACCCGCGAACAGCACATCCGCCGCGAAAAAGCGACCTCGAACATCTGCACCGCGCAGGTGCTGCTGGCCGTGATGGCCTCGATGTACGCGATCTACCACGGCCCGAAAGGCCTCGAGCAGATCGCCCGCCGCGTGCACCGCTACACCGGCATCCTGGCCGCCTCGCTGCAGCAGCTCGGCTTCCAGCTGGCCAACGAGACCTATTTCGACACCCTGACCGTCATCGCCGACAACGCCGATGAGGTGCACCGCATCGCGGTCGAGAACGGCGTCAACCTGCGCCGCGTCGATGCGCGCCACGTCGGCCTGTCGCTGGACGAGACCACCGGCCGCGACGAGATCGCCCTGCTGGCGAAGATCTTCGCCGAAGCCGCCGGCAAGGGTCTGGAAAACTGCGCCAGCGTCGACTTCGACAGCCTGGACAGCGATGCCCAGGACGCCTTCCCGGCCGCCCTGTCGCGCACCAGCGCCTACCTGACGCACCCGACCTTCCACCGCTACCACGCCGAGCACGAGATGCTGCGCTACCTGCGCACCCTGGCCGACAAGGACCTGGCGCTGGACCGCACCATGATCCCGCTGGGTTCGTGCACGATGAAGCTGAACTCGACCTCGGAAATGATCCCGGTCACCTGGCCCGAGTTCTCGAACATCCACCCGTTCGCACCGGACGACCAGACCGTCGGCTACCGCGAAATGATCGGCCAGCTGGAAGCCATGCTGTGCGCCGTGACCGGCTACGCGGGTGTGTCGCTGCAGCCGAACGCCGGCTCGCAGGGCGAGTACGCCGGTCTGCTGATCATCAAGAAGTACCACGAGTCGCGCGGCGAAGGCCACCGCAACATCTGCCTGATCCCGTCGTCGGCGCACGGCACCAACCCGGCATCGGCGAGCATGGTCGGCATGCAGGTCGTCGTCACCGCCTGCGACGAGAACGGCAACGTCGACCTGGAGGACCTGAAGAAGAAGGCCGAGCAGCACAGCGCCAACCTGGCCTGCGTGATGGTCACCTACCCGTCGACCCACGGCGTGTTCGAGGAAGGCATCAAGGAACTGTGCGAGATCGTGCACGCGCATGGCGGCCAGGTCTACGTGGACGGCGCCAACATGAACGCGCTGGTCGGCGTGGCCGGCCCGGGCCTGTTCGGCGGCGACGTCAGCCACCTGAACCTGCACAAGACCTTCTGCATCCCGCACGGCGGCGGCGGTCCGGGCGTCGGTCCGGTGGCGGTGGGCGCACACCTGGTGCCCTTCCTGCCGAACCAGGCCTCGACCGGCTACCAGCGGAACGAAGCCGGCATCGGCGCGGTGAGCGCGGCGCCGTACGGCTCGGCCTCGATCCTGCCGATCTCGTGGATGTACATCGCGATGATGGGCGCGGAAGGCCTGACCGCCGCCACCGAGACGGCGATCCTCAACGCGAACTACATCGCGCGCCGCCTGGCGCCGCACTATCCGGTGCTGTACACCGGCCACGACGGCCTGGTCGCGCACGAGTGCATCATCGACCTGCGCCCGCTGCAGGACAAGACCGGCATCAGCAACGAAGACGTGGCCAAGCGCCTGATGGACTTCGGCTTCCACGCCCCGACCATGAGCTTCCCGGTGCCGGGCACGCTCATGATCGAGCCGACCGAGTCCGAGTCGAAGGCCGAACTGGACCGCTTCATCGAGGCGATGATCACCATTCACGCCGAGATCGTGAAGGTCGAGCGCGGCGAGTACGACCGCATGGACAACCCGCTGAAGGGCGCGCCGCACACCGCCGAAGTGGTCACCGCCGACGACTGGCAGCACAGCTACACCCGTGAAGTCGCCGCCTTCCCGGTACCGTCGCTGCGCCGCAAGAAGTACTGGCCGCCGGTCGGCCGCGCCGACAACGTCTACGGCGACCGTAATCTCTTCTGCGGTTGCGCCCCCATCGAAGATTACGAATAA
- a CDS encoding CHASE3 domain-containing protein, whose protein sequence is MYFSTDAAPRPGRSLPVYQTLLCAICIFILVLNGVSLVRNLDSLKATNARQAQADRVSARLQYVNLLVTDADSGLRSYFLSGSDTYLGPLRTAERELDGQFGALQTLLADNPSQLKNLSQLQTLARRRMGLMHEALEVYRRGGLDDIVAISRTQEDQVRMDEIRLQVVVMMGEQNDTLAAGGAAFYDQYRHTALLGVGINMAAIAVLVLFYNLIRRGFRLRLAAERALQDSNDHLETLVADRTEQLSVLSRHLISVSEEEKARLARELHDEMGANLTAIGMYLATVGEQIRASHPEQAAALGCARATLVETVQLKRRIVEDLRPSLLDNMGLAAALQSYCEDFARATRLDCEALVEGDVDGAGPMQAIALFRIAQEALNNVAKYAQARHVVLHLAREGDAVALEVSDDGVGIPPDAMRRPKSHGLLGMRERALLLGGTLKVERGVNGVGTCVQAWVPLASPALEMEVKSDQSSAETPVALGGGTSRRVELGGDLMRVQRPSADGHTRF, encoded by the coding sequence ATGTATTTCAGCACCGACGCCGCGCCCAGGCCGGGCCGTAGCCTTCCCGTGTACCAGACCTTGCTGTGCGCAATATGCATCTTCATCCTGGTGCTCAACGGTGTCAGCCTGGTGCGCAACCTCGACAGCCTGAAGGCCACCAACGCAAGGCAGGCCCAGGCCGACCGCGTGTCCGCCAGGCTGCAGTACGTGAACCTGCTCGTGACCGATGCCGACAGCGGCCTGCGCAGCTATTTCCTGTCCGGTTCGGACACCTATCTCGGCCCCTTGCGCACTGCCGAGCGCGAGCTGGACGGCCAGTTCGGCGCGCTGCAGACCCTGCTGGCCGACAATCCCTCCCAACTGAAGAACCTGAGCCAGCTGCAGACCCTGGCGCGGCGCCGCATGGGCTTGATGCACGAGGCGCTGGAAGTCTACCGCCGTGGCGGCCTGGACGATATCGTGGCGATTTCGCGCACCCAGGAAGACCAGGTCCGCATGGACGAGATCCGCCTGCAGGTCGTGGTGATGATGGGCGAGCAGAACGACACGCTGGCCGCCGGCGGCGCCGCCTTCTATGACCAGTACCGCCACACGGCGCTGCTGGGCGTCGGCATCAACATGGCCGCCATCGCGGTGCTGGTGCTGTTCTATAACCTGATCCGGCGCGGTTTCCGCCTGCGCCTGGCCGCCGAGCGCGCCCTGCAGGACAGCAATGACCATCTCGAAACCCTGGTGGCGGACCGTACCGAGCAGCTGTCGGTGCTGTCGCGTCACCTGATCAGCGTGTCGGAAGAAGAAAAGGCGCGTCTCGCGCGCGAGTTGCACGACGAGATGGGCGCCAACCTGACGGCGATCGGCATGTATCTGGCGACCGTCGGCGAGCAGATCAGGGCCTCGCATCCGGAACAGGCGGCAGCGCTCGGCTGTGCGCGCGCGACCCTGGTCGAGACGGTGCAGCTGAAGCGCCGCATCGTCGAAGACCTGCGGCCCAGCCTGCTGGACAATATGGGCCTCGCGGCCGCGCTGCAGAGTTATTGCGAGGATTTCGCGCGCGCCACCCGCCTGGACTGCGAAGCGCTGGTCGAGGGCGATGTCGACGGCGCCGGCCCGATGCAGGCAATTGCCCTGTTCCGCATCGCGCAGGAAGCGCTGAACAATGTCGCCAAGTATGCGCAGGCCCGCCATGTGGTGCTGCACCTGGCGCGCGAGGGCGATGCGGTGGCGCTCGAAGTCAGCGACGACGGCGTCGGCATTCCGCCCGATGCGATGCGGCGGCCGAAATCGCACGGCCTGCTGGGCATGCGCGAACGTGCGCTGCTGCTGGGCGGGACGCTGAAGGTGGAACGTGGGGTGAACGGGGTGGGAACTTGCGTACAAGCCTGGGTGCCGCTGGCCTCGCCGGCGCTGGAAATGGAGGTAAAATCGGATCAATCTTCCGCCGAGACGCCGGTGGCGCTCGGCGGCGGTACGTCACGCCGTGTGGAACTCGGTGGCGACCTTATGCGCGTGCAACGTCCATCAGCAGACGGTCATACTCGCTTTTAG
- a CDS encoding peptide chain release factor 3 gives MSNETAASTPDSVDEVGAAPSAKTAAQIAREVQRRRTFGIISHPDAGKTTLTEKLLLFSGAIQMAGTVKGRKSGRHATSDWMDIEKQRGISVASSVMQFEFRDHVINLLDTPGHQDFSEDTYRVLTAVDSALMVIDAAKGVEEQTIKLLDVCRMRATPIVTFMNKMDRETRDPLELLDEVESVLKIECAPVTWPIGMGKNFRGVYHLIKDEIMLFKAGEEKADGDYEIIKGIDNPRLAEMFPMEIEQLKMEVELVHGASHVFDLERFLAGVQTPVFFGSAINNFGVREILSALIDWAPAPRERDATVRAVKPEELPFSGFVFKIQANMDPAHRDRIAFLRVCSGRFDKGMKVKHLRLGRDVKLSSVVTFMASSREQVEEAYAGDIIGLPNHGNMQIGDSFSEGELLTFTGIPYFAPDLFRTVRIRNPLKMKQLHKGLQQLGEEGAVQVFKPVMGSELILGAVGVLQFEVVASRLLNEYGVDAVFEGSSISSARWVSSDDKKALADFETALAPQVAYDAAGNLAFLATSGVNLRLTQERWPKLQFHATREHAAKLD, from the coding sequence ATGTCCAACGAAACCGCAGCAAGCACTCCAGATAGCGTCGACGAAGTCGGCGCCGCTCCCTCGGCCAAGACCGCCGCGCAGATCGCGCGCGAGGTCCAGCGCCGCCGTACCTTCGGCATCATTTCCCACCCCGACGCCGGCAAGACCACGCTCACCGAAAAGCTGCTGCTGTTCTCGGGCGCGATCCAGATGGCCGGCACCGTCAAGGGCCGCAAGAGCGGGCGCCACGCGACCTCCGACTGGATGGACATCGAAAAGCAGCGCGGCATCTCGGTCGCGTCCTCGGTGATGCAGTTCGAGTTCCGCGACCACGTGATCAACCTGCTGGACACCCCGGGCCACCAGGACTTCTCGGAAGACACCTACCGCGTGCTGACCGCGGTCGACTCGGCCCTGATGGTGATCGACGCCGCCAAGGGCGTGGAAGAGCAGACCATCAAGCTGCTCGACGTCTGCCGCATGCGCGCGACCCCGATCGTCACCTTCATGAACAAGATGGACCGCGAAACCCGCGATCCCCTCGAGCTGCTCGACGAGGTCGAGTCGGTGCTGAAGATCGAGTGCGCGCCGGTGACCTGGCCGATCGGCATGGGCAAGAACTTCCGCGGCGTGTATCACCTGATCAAGGATGAGATCATGCTGTTCAAGGCCGGCGAGGAAAAGGCCGACGGCGACTACGAGATCATCAAGGGCATCGACAATCCGCGCCTGGCCGAGATGTTCCCGATGGAGATCGAGCAGCTGAAGATGGAAGTCGAGCTGGTCCACGGCGCTTCGCACGTGTTCGACCTCGAGCGCTTCCTGGCCGGCGTGCAGACCCCGGTGTTCTTCGGTTCCGCGATCAACAACTTCGGCGTGCGCGAGATCCTGTCGGCCCTGATCGACTGGGCCCCGGCCCCGCGCGAGCGCGACGCCACCGTGCGCGCCGTGAAGCCCGAAGAGCTGCCGTTCTCCGGCTTCGTCTTCAAGATCCAGGCCAACATGGACCCGGCCCACCGCGACCGTATCGCCTTCCTGCGCGTGTGCTCGGGACGCTTTGACAAAGGCATGAAGGTGAAGCACCTGCGCCTGGGCCGCGACGTCAAGCTGTCCTCGGTGGTGACCTTCATGGCCTCGAGCCGCGAACAGGTCGAGGAAGCGTACGCCGGCGACATCATCGGCCTGCCGAATCATGGCAACATGCAGATCGGCGACAGCTTCTCGGAAGGGGAGCTGCTGACCTTCACCGGCATCCCGTACTTCGCGCCGGACCTGTTCCGCACCGTGCGGATCCGTAATCCGCTGAAGATGAAGCAGCTGCACAAGGGCCTGCAGCAGCTCGGCGAAGAGGGTGCCGTGCAAGTGTTCAAGCCGGTCATGGGCAGCGAACTGATCCTGGGCGCGGTCGGCGTGCTGCAGTTCGAGGTGGTCGCCAGCCGCCTGCTGAACGAGTACGGCGTCGACGCCGTCTTCGAAGGCTCCAGCATCAGCAGCGCGCGCTGGGTCTCCAGCGACGACAAGAAGGCGCTGGCCGACTTCGAAACGGCGCTGGCGCCCCAGGTGGCCTACGATGCGGCCGGCAACCTGGCCTTCCTCGCCACCTCCGGCGTCAATCTGCGCCTGACGCAGGAACGCTGGCCCAAGCTGCAGTTCCACGCGACCCGCGAACACGCGGCAAAGTTGGACTGA